The proteins below come from a single Bombus pyrosoma isolate SC7728 linkage group LG10, ASM1482585v1, whole genome shotgun sequence genomic window:
- the LOC122571659 gene encoding uncharacterized protein LOC122571659, with amino-acid sequence MSPASQGGVEVERYIGSCLISSSIRPGSHKPIVGRKQEAVIRGKTRGCYGTVNFPSGTEQCQMQYGPGGWTGAPLISMTSSPRRCTQRSSPSLGQQQQQQQQSPSPQQQQQACDQQVSVHLHKNPLSRLAIHTQGAPLILANRFHNRGKIHNSGNANGIANAVCSNTGAVNSYVHNNVATVTSNCTMNNSVRCPPSRPQRPIDLGKKQQTNAKSSDCTTAKETTSTGNNIANIDSLSIASDESSGSNNSENSLPRIIKPRKRRKKDRKPPNNTVASVEAKHDEQQQQSNSSVANEQPCAGSLKPYVPACYEQRYEAAPHLRNHRRPPIARERTTGSMSVQEIADARQRYPHRHVEVKVLDDNRNIVVPAQMRTIPPKGYRHNGHHHHHNHAVNGNNVLRYLHEYNEPTATTGGCEDGINDELGPCQCRYCDPAALIWDVEQNCYSPFLTPSPSTDFCPGHFPQMPLFLSRPSLNCPEQSIERLFNGDSVPRAHQEKDGTGSTGVVLRRSWSDPTSYFSEEISTPSKDFGVIGDRGQAESGKRRTLWRGDSIGIPVSNVGPSGMDVNGTTVQSPKELEVSTEIITSPNGHRDLEIKFYSPSPNAPISEQKKCIFAEEVDEDEEDFSDIWSYHESKLQQDFRTLLQAEE; translated from the coding sequence ATGAGCCCGGCCTCCCAGGGCGGCGTGGAGGTGGAGCGTTACATCGGTAGTTGTTTGATATCGTCGAGCATCAGGCCAGGATCGCACAAGCCAATCGTCGGTAGGAAACAGGAAGCTGTGATTCGCGGGAAAACGCGAGGCTGTTACGGAACTGTGAACTTCCCGAGCGGAACGGAACAATGTCAGATGCAGTACGGACCGGGCGGTTGGACGGGCGCTCCGTTGATATCCATGACGTCCAGCCCTCGCAGATGCACGCAGAGATCGTCGCCGTCGCTCGgtcagcagcaacagcaacagcaacaatcACCATCGccgcagcagcaacagcaggcTTGCGATCAGCAAGTATCGGTTCACCTACACAAGAATCCGCTTTCTAGATTGGCCATTCACACGCAGGGAGCGCCGCTGATCCTGGCCAATCGGTTTCACAATCGCGGCAAGATACATAACAGCGGGAACGCTAATGGCATTGCTAATGCGGTGTGCAGCAATACGGGCGCGGTGAATAGTTACGTTCACAATAACGTGGCTACCGTGACATCGAACTGTACGATGAACAACTCGGTGAGGTGTCCACCGTCGCGGCCCCAGAGGCCGATAGACCTCGGGAAGAAACAGCAGACGAACGCGAAATCGTCGGACTGCACGACGGCCAAGGAAACGACGAGCACGGGAAACAACATAGCAAATATCGATTCATTGAGTATCGCGAGCGACGAGAGTTCAGGGTCGAACAATTCCGAGAACAGCTTACCACGAATCATCAAGCCGCGAAAGCGCAGGAAGAAGGACAGAAAACCGCCGAACAACACGGTGGCCTCCGTGGAAGCGAAACACGACGAGCAACAGCAACAGTCAAATTCGAGCGTGGCCAACGAACAACCGTGCGCGGGTTCTTTAAAACCGTACGTGCCGGCTTGTTACGAGCAACGTTACGAAGCCGCGCCTCACCTTAGAAACCATAGAAGGCCACCCATAGCGAGGGAAAGGACAACGGGCAGCATGTCGGTGCAAGAGATAGCCGACGCGAGGCAAAGGTATCCGCACCGGCACGTGGAGGTGAAAGTGTTGGACGACAACAGAAACATCGTTGTGCCGGCGCAAATGCGCACCATTCCGCCAAAGGGTTACAGACATAACGGCCATCACCATCACCATAATCACGCCGTCAACGGCAACAACGTTCTGCGCTATCTGCACGAATACAACGAGCCGACGGCGACGACAGGCGGCTGCGAGGACGGCATCAACGACGAATTAGGGCCGTGCCAGTGCCGGTACTGCGATCCCGCGGCTCTCATATGGGACGTGGAACAGAACTGTTACTCGCCCTTCTTGACCCCGTCACCGTCGACCGACTTCTGTCCCGGCCACTTCCCGCAGATGCCGCTATTCTTGTCCCGGCCGAGCCTCAATTGTCCGGAGCAGAGTATCGAGAGGCTTTTCAACGGCGATAGCGTTCCTCGAGCCCATCAAGAGAAAGACGGCACCGGTAGCACCGGTGTCGTACTGAGGCGCAGCTGGAGCGATCCCACCAGTTATTTCAGCGAGGAGATCAGCACGCCTAGCAAAGACTTCGGCGTGATCGGTGACAGGGGACAGGCGGAGAGCGGGAAACGTCGAACGCTGTGGCGCGGCGACTCTATCGGTATTCCTGTGAGTAACGTTGGACCATCCGGTATGGACGTGAACGGTACCACCGTACAGTCGCCGAAAGAGCTGGAGGTCTCCACGGAGATCATCACGTCGCCGAACGGCCACAGAGATTTGGAGATAAAGTTTTACTCGCCGTCACCGAACGCGCCGATATCGGAACAGAAGAAATGTATCTTCGCGGAGGAGGTGGACGAAGACGAGGAAGATTTCAGCGACATTTGGAGCTACCACGAGTCAAAGCTGCAACAGGATTTCCGCACGTTGCTGCAAGCGGAGGAATGA